A region from the Vicinamibacterales bacterium genome encodes:
- the lysS gene encoding lysine--tRNA ligase: MSSEVVQTEQRKANLEAITRLGFAAYPNKCDTTHTVSDLVEAYSRKTVDELENPRVHTIAAGRIVSIRSFGKASFLVLSDGRSRLQVYLRQDALSERDYQLSKLLDIGDQVGVSGHLFRTKTNELSIWAARLDFLAKCFLPLPEKWHGLQDVETRYRQRYLDLIVNPDVRRVFEIRTRTVSAVRDFLTASGFLEVETPMMQPIAGGALARPFVTHHNTLDMKLYLRIAPELYLKRLTVGGVERVFEINRNFRNEGISTQHNPEFTMLEFYWAYVDYQRLMTFTEELLATVAQQVIGTTRFPFGDHEINFAAPFRRLSLRDAAAQKAGERLGTTVLVEELRHLDSARQIASRLGVDAPKGAGAGKIASNIFEALWEKDLIQPTFVHDFPTEVSPLSKQRPDDADTVERFELYVGGFEVANAFSELNDPVEQRRRFEAQLGDRAAGDQEAHAMDEDYVRALEYGMPPAGGEGIGIDRLVMLLSNSQSIRDVILFPLMRPRADE, from the coding sequence ATGAGTAGTGAAGTTGTCCAGACCGAGCAGCGGAAGGCCAATCTCGAGGCGATTACCCGCCTCGGCTTTGCCGCCTACCCGAACAAGTGCGACACCACGCACACGGTGAGCGACCTGGTCGAGGCCTACAGCCGGAAGACCGTCGACGAGCTCGAGAACCCCAGGGTGCACACGATCGCCGCCGGGCGCATTGTCAGCATCCGGAGCTTTGGCAAGGCCAGCTTCCTGGTGCTGTCGGACGGCCGCTCGCGCCTGCAGGTCTACCTGCGCCAGGACGCGCTCAGCGAGCGCGACTACCAGTTGTCGAAGCTGCTCGACATTGGCGACCAGGTCGGCGTGAGCGGACACCTGTTCCGCACCAAGACCAACGAGTTGTCGATCTGGGCCGCGCGGCTGGACTTCCTGGCCAAGTGCTTCCTGCCGCTGCCGGAGAAGTGGCACGGCCTGCAGGACGTGGAAACCCGCTACCGCCAGCGCTACCTCGACCTCATCGTCAATCCGGACGTGCGGCGGGTGTTCGAGATCCGCACGCGCACGGTGTCGGCGGTTCGCGACTTCCTCACGGCGAGCGGCTTCCTCGAGGTGGAAACGCCGATGATGCAGCCGATCGCGGGTGGTGCCCTCGCGCGCCCGTTCGTGACGCATCACAACACCCTCGACATGAAGCTCTACCTGCGCATCGCGCCGGAGCTGTACTTGAAGCGCCTGACGGTGGGTGGTGTCGAGCGGGTGTTCGAGATCAACCGCAACTTCCGCAACGAAGGCATCTCGACCCAGCACAACCCCGAGTTCACGATGCTCGAGTTCTACTGGGCGTACGTGGACTACCAGCGGCTGATGACCTTCACCGAGGAGCTGCTGGCAACCGTGGCCCAGCAGGTCATCGGGACGACGCGGTTCCCGTTCGGCGATCACGAGATCAACTTCGCCGCGCCGTTCCGGCGGCTGTCGCTGCGGGATGCGGCCGCGCAGAAGGCGGGCGAACGGCTCGGGACCACCGTCCTGGTCGAGGAACTTCGCCACCTGGATTCGGCCCGGCAGATTGCCTCCCGCCTCGGTGTGGATGCGCCCAAGGGCGCCGGCGCCGGCAAGATTGCCAGCAACATCTTCGAAGCGCTGTGGGAGAAGGACCTCATTCAGCCGACCTTCGTCCACGATTTCCCGACTGAAGTGTCACCGCTGTCGAAGCAGCGGCCCGACGATGCGGACACGGTGGAGCGGTTCGAGTTGTACGTCGGCGGCTTCGAAGTGGCCAATGCCTTCAGCGAGCTGAACGACCCGGTCGAGCAGCGGCGCCGCTTCGAGGCCCAGCTCGGCGACCGCGCCGCCGGCGACCAGGAAGCGCACGCCATGGACGAAGACTACGTGCGCGCGCTCGAATACGGCATGCCGCCGGCCGGCGGGGAAGGCATCGGCATCGACCGCCTGGTGATGCTGCTGTCGAACTCGCAGTCGATCCGCGACGTCATCCTGTTCCCGCTGATGCGGCCGCGGGCCGACGAGTAG
- the nusB gene encoding transcription antitermination factor NusB — MSSEAPDTGSRWTGRHNARAAALQALYECEIGGLTPQQALGVLHHAGPPDVTDPGEDQHAFVIALVKGALAKRDVLDERIGDAAKNWRVERMAVLDRLVMRLAVEEMMTHRESPPRVVISEAIELARAYSGDEAAKFVNGVLDGVYRKLKDEGLVNE, encoded by the coding sequence GTGAGCAGTGAAGCACCTGACACCGGCTCGCGCTGGACGGGCCGGCATAACGCCCGCGCCGCGGCGCTGCAGGCCCTGTACGAATGCGAAATCGGCGGCCTCACGCCTCAGCAGGCGCTCGGCGTGTTGCATCACGCCGGCCCGCCGGACGTGACCGATCCGGGTGAAGACCAGCACGCGTTCGTCATCGCCCTGGTCAAGGGCGCGCTGGCCAAGCGAGACGTACTCGACGAACGCATCGGCGACGCCGCCAAGAACTGGCGCGTGGAGCGCATGGCGGTACTCGACCGCCTGGTCATGCGCCTGGCCGTCGAGGAGATGATGACCCATCGCGAGAGCCCGCCGCGCGTGGTGATCAGCGAGGCGATCGAGCTCGCCCGCGCCTACAGCGGGGACGAAGCGGCCAAGTTCGTGAACGGCGTCCTCGACGGCGTGTATCGCAAGTTGAAGGACGAAGGACTCGTTAATGAGTAG
- the ribH gene encoding 6,7-dimethyl-8-ribityllumazine synthase, with translation MRIAIVVARFNDFITERLLEGATAALADAGVSGAAIEVVRVPGAFEIPMAAQRIAETGQVAAVICLGCLIRGETPHFEYIASACAHGITAAAASTGVPMSFGVLTTNSAEEALERVAPGPAHKGREAAAAALDMARLFARLGDGRL, from the coding sequence ATGCGTATTGCCATTGTCGTCGCCCGTTTCAACGACTTCATCACCGAGCGGTTGCTCGAGGGGGCGACGGCGGCGCTTGCCGACGCGGGTGTGAGCGGCGCGGCGATCGAGGTCGTGCGGGTGCCGGGCGCGTTCGAGATTCCGATGGCCGCGCAGCGGATCGCGGAGACCGGACAGGTGGCGGCGGTGATCTGCCTCGGGTGCCTGATTCGCGGCGAGACACCGCACTTCGAGTACATCGCCTCGGCGTGCGCGCATGGCATTACCGCGGCGGCCGCGAGCACGGGCGTGCCGATGTCGTTCGGCGTGCTGACCACCAACTCGGCGGAAGAAGCGCTTGAACGCGTGGCGCCAGGTCCGGCCCACAAGGGGCGCGAGGCCGCGGCCGCGGCGCTCGACATGGCGCGGCTGTTCGCGCGGCTCGGGGATGGCCGGCTGTGA
- a CDS encoding enoyl-CoA hydratase-related protein has protein sequence MTFDNLLLERDGAVAVVTLNRPKVLNALNGQTLAELATVMAALKADAGVRAVILTGAGEKSFVAGADINELAMLSPVQGKEHARHGQLIFDAIEQLGKPVIAAINGFALGGGCELAMACTMRLAADTARFGQPEVNLGLLPGYAGSQRLPRLVGKGVALEILLTGDLVSAQRAYEIGLVNRVVPAAELMAEANKLAQALAAKAPIAVQYILEAVNQGAEMPFAAAEYLETTLFGTIASSADMREGTKAFLEKRRAVWQGK, from the coding sequence ATGACCTTTGACAACCTTCTGCTCGAACGTGACGGCGCGGTCGCCGTCGTAACCCTCAACCGACCCAAAGTCCTCAACGCGCTCAACGGTCAAACCCTCGCCGAACTCGCAACGGTGATGGCGGCCCTCAAGGCCGATGCCGGCGTGCGCGCCGTCATCCTCACCGGTGCGGGCGAGAAGTCGTTTGTGGCCGGCGCCGACATCAACGAGCTGGCGATGCTCTCGCCCGTGCAAGGCAAGGAGCACGCCCGCCACGGCCAACTGATCTTCGATGCGATCGAGCAGCTGGGCAAGCCGGTGATTGCCGCGATCAACGGCTTCGCGCTGGGCGGCGGCTGCGAGCTGGCCATGGCGTGCACGATGCGCCTGGCGGCCGACACCGCGCGCTTCGGCCAGCCCGAAGTGAACCTCGGGCTGCTCCCTGGCTACGCCGGCAGCCAGCGGCTGCCGCGCCTGGTGGGCAAGGGCGTGGCCCTCGAGATCCTGCTGACCGGCGACCTGGTCTCGGCACAGCGTGCCTACGAGATTGGTTTGGTCAATCGCGTGGTGCCGGCGGCCGAGTTGATGGCCGAGGCGAACAAGCTGGCGCAGGCGCTCGCCGCGAAGGCGCCGATCGCCGTCCAGTACATTCTCGAGGCGGTGAACCAGGGAGCGGAGATGCCCTTCGCCGCCGCGGAGTACCTGGAAACCACGCTGTTCGGCACCATCGCGTCGTCCGCAGACATGCGCGAAGGCACCAAGGCCTTTCTCGAGAAGCGCCGCGCCGTTTGGCAAGGCAAGTAA